In Daphnia magna isolate NIES linkage group LG7, ASM2063170v1.1, whole genome shotgun sequence, a single genomic region encodes these proteins:
- the LOC116927037 gene encoding spidroin-2 isoform X3 produces MGSSHRSHHSFIARLLLMLLACANHPAEIQYNQRIMFKFLVIGCFVLAVVHGFQQHPDSGHRRTSKRSVESQGTPLFGVGPDGDFADRSGSYGGVQPAGGVTGGYGGQSSAGGAEYGGSAIGQATGAGYDSSPSSAGASPSSGSSDAGYGGQPWTPVQQSPGGYGGGASSQQQGDFSSGGVSYGVAEVITVPNIPEPADSYGGAEQGFAGSPASSGAGYGDAAAVGPSPDEGYGAPLPPSSDGYGGGSALFEEPLAPADGYGGAPQPLFAQPQIQSGGGGGGYGGGSSYGGSPSQGPAAPSGYGGTESQQGGGAYGSQPQIQGPSPPAGGYSGGSSQPDGGQWQVPSAPSGGSYGAAGQQGQQGGGGYGGAAQSQAPAQGSFPSSGSYGGGSNQQAAGFQHGGQSQGPVHVPTTVPSGANYGGGSSQQGGGGGGGGYGNAGQPQAPLARPSIPSGGYGGGSSQGSSGAGHSSAPVGGYGSGSQQSGGYAQSQGSQGSPAAGGAYGGGSQQPGGGYGGGSQQPGGGYGGGSQQPGGGYGGGSQQPGGGYGGGSQQPGGGYGGGSQQLGGGGGYGGGSQQPGGGGGGYGAPSQAPIPSAPSVGSYGGGSQSGGGYNAGQSQISAQRPSAPSGGYGGGSSQQSGGYGGGSSQQAGGYGGGSSQQSGGYGGGSSQQAGGYGGGSSQQSGGYGGGYGGGSSQQAGGYAGGSQGQHGAGFGGGASSQRPSAPSGGNYGSQPGGSGYGGNQQPQGAAQRPVAPSGGYGGSGSQGALGGGGYSQSQGSVQAQRPSLPGGGGYGGAPSQPAGGYGGSQSQGAIQRPSVPSSGYGGIQSQGAVQRPASSAGGANYGGPSQISSQRPSAPSGGGYPVPTPGAAAQRPSAPSGGYGGASQQGGGYAAVAQRPVQRPSVPSGGNYGGGGGQQGGGYGGQLQRPAAPRPSAPSGGSYGGGSQQGGGYGGAAAQIQRPSSGSSYGGGGGGAAAPRPAPRPSAGYGGGVSTNFIAIAPAPSGGGGYGGGSQSRPSAASGSSYGASSHVAVQVAPSRGKATVGYSFLPPATVSLDAPFVPSALISSSGYGR; encoded by the exons ATGGGTAGCAGTCATCGTAGTCATCATTCGTTCATTGCTCGTCTTCTGCTGATGTTGTTAGCTTGTGCCAATCATCCAGCGGAGATCCAATATAATCAACGTATCATGTTCAAG ttCCTAGTGATTGGCTGCTTCGTCTTGGCAGTCGTCCATGGCTTCCAGCAGCATCCGGATTCCGGCCATAGAAGAACATCAAAGCGCAGCGTCGAATCCCAAG gtACCCCGTTATTTGGCGTAGGTCCAGACGGCGATTTCGCCGATCGATCCGGAAGTTACGGCGGTGTGCAGCCAGCTGGTGGAGTCACTGGCGGCTACGGTGGACAATCATCCGCCGGAGGCGCAGAGTACGGAGGATCGGCCATCGGCCAGGCCACGGGCGCTGGCTACGATTCATCGCCATCGTCGGCTGGCGCATCACCGTCTTCAGGATCCAGCGACGCAGGTTACGGAGGTCAGCCGTGGACTCCTGTTCAACAGTCTCCCGGCGGATATGGAGGAGGAGCATCCAGCCAACAGCAAGGGGATTTTTCGAGTGGCGGAGTGAGTTACGGAGTAGCCGAAGTGATCACGGTGCCAAACATTCCTGAACCCGCCGACAGCTACGGCGGTGCCGAACAAGGTTTTGCCGGATCGCCCGCCTCGTCAGGTGCGGGATACGGAGATGCGGCGGCTGTAGGACCGTCCCCCGATGAAGGATATGGCGCTCCTTTACCTCCTTCGTCGGATGGTTACGGGGGAGGCTCTGCGTTATTCGAAGAACCTTTGGCACCGGCCGATGGGTACGGCGGAGCACCGCAACCTCTTTTCGCCCAACCTCAGATTCAATCTGGCGGCGGCGGAGGCGGTTACGGAGGTGGATCCAGTTACGGCGGTAGCCCATCGCAAGGACCCGCAGCCCCGTCAGGTTACGGAGGAACCGAAAGCCAACAAGGAGGAGGCGCGTACGGATCGCAGCCGCAAATTCAAGGACCTTCGCCTCCTGCCGGCGGCTACAGCGGCGGATCGAGCCAACCAGATGGCGGACAATGGCAGGTACCATCGGCTCCATCAGGCGGCAGTTACGGAGCAGCAGGTCAACAAGGTCAGCAAGGAGGAGGAGGATATGGCGGAGCAGCACAATCTCAGGCACCAGCCCAGGGATCGTTTCCGTCTTCCGGCAGCTACGGAGGTGGATCGAATCAACAGGCGGCCGGATTCCAACACGGTGGTCAGTCGCAAGGGCCAGTTCACGTGCCGACGACAGTCCCATCTGGCGCAAATTACGGTGGTGGATCGAGCCAGCAAGGCGGCGGAGGTGGAGGTGGAGGCTACGGCAACGCAGGTCAACCGCAGGCCCCACTTGCAAGGCCTTCCATTCCTTCCGGCGGTTACGGAGGTGGATCGAGCCAAGGCTCATCTGGCGCTGGTCACTCTTCAGCTCCCGTAGGCGGTTACGGAAGTGGAAGCCAACAATCAGGTGGATATGCTCAGTCACAAGGATCACAAGGATCACCAGCTGCCGGTGGAGCTTACGGTGGCGGAAGCCAGCAGCCAGGAGGCGGATACGGTGGCGGAAGTCAGCAACCAGGAGGCGGATACGGTGGCGGAAGTCAGCAGCCAGGAGGCGGATACGGTGGCGGAAGCCAACAGCCAGGAGGCGGATACGGTGGCGGAAGTCAGCAGCCAGGAGGCGGATACGGCGGCGGAAGCCAACAACTAGGAGGCGGTGGCGGATACGGCGGCGGAAGTCAACAGCCAGGAGGCGGCGGCGGCGGATACGGTGCTCCATCGCAAGCACCGATTCCTTCAGCTCCATCTGTTGGAAGTTACGGTGGCGGAAGTCAATCAGGAGGCGGATACAATGCTGGTCAATCGCAGATATCTGCACAGAGACCTTCAGCTCCTTCCGGTGGATACGGAGGTGGATCGAGCCAGCAGTCAGGCGGATACGGAGGTGGATCGAGCCAGCAGGCAGGTGGATACGGAGGTGGATCGAGCCAGCAGTCAGGCGGATACGGAGGTGGATCGAGCCAGCAGGCAGGTGGATACGGAGGTGGATCGAGTCAGCAGTCAGGTGGATACGGAGGTGGATACGGAGGTGGATCGAGTCAGCAGGCAGGTGGATACGCTGGCGGATCGCAAGGTCAACATGGAGCTGGATTTGGTGGTGGCGCCTCGTCGCAAAGACCATCAGCTCCATCTGGCGGCAATTATGGCAGCCAACCAGGCGGAAGCGGATATGGTGGAAATCAACAGCCTCAAGGTGCAGCACAGAGACCAGTGGCTCCTTCCGGTGGTTATGGAGGTTCTGGATCTCAAGGGGCTCTAGGTGGAGGCGGATACAGCCAGTCGCAAGGATCTGTTCAGGCGCAAAGACCTTCACTTCCTGGAGGGGGCGGCTACGGCGGAGCACCTAGCCAGCCAGCAGGTGGATACGGTGGGTCGCAATCGCAAGGAGCTATCCAGCGACCGTCAGTTCCATCTAGCGGATACGGTGGCATCCAATCCCAAGGAGCAGTTCAGAGACCAGCATCATCAGCTGGTGGTGCCAATTACGGCGGCCCATCGCAAATATCCAGCCAAAGACCATCGGCTCCATCCGGAGGCGGTTACCCTGTCCCGACACCAGGAGCAGCAGCGCAAAGGCCTTCTGCTCCTTCCGGCGGCTACGGTGGCGCCAGTCAACAAGGCGGCGGATACGCCGCTGTGGCGCAACGACCCGTTCAACGACCTTCAGTTCCGTCGGGAGGAAATTACGGCGGTGGAGGCGGTCAGCAAGGAGGCGGATACGGTGGTCAACTTCAAAGACCAGCGGCCCCAAGACCATCAGCGCCATCAGGCGGTAGTTATGGCGGCGGTAGCCAACAAGGAGGTGGATACGGCGGTGCTGCGGCCCAAATTCAGCGACCTTCTTCCGGATCTAGTTATGGCGGCGGCGGTGGAGGAGCAGCAGCTCCACGTCCTGCTCCACGTCCTTCCGCTGGATACGGAGGAGGAGTTTCAACAAACTTCATCGCCATCGCACCAGCTCCTTCCGGTGGAGGCGGTTACGGCGGTGGATCACAGTCTCGTCCATCAGCTGCTAGTGGATCCAGTTACGGAGCATCATCTCACGTCGCAGTTCAAGTAGCTCCATCTAGAGGAAAGGCCACAG TTGGTTACAGTTTCCTGCCTCCCGCCACAGTTTCCCTGGACGCTCCGTTCGTCCCATCGGCCCTCATTTCGTCCAGCGGATACGGTCGCTAA
- the LOC116927037 gene encoding spidroin-1 isoform X5 — MGSSHRSHHSFIARLLLMLLACANHPAEIQYNQRIMFKFLVIGCFVLAVVHGFQQHPDSGHRRTSKRSVESQGTPLFGVGPDGDFADRSGSYGGVQPAGGVTGGYGGQSSAGGAEYGGSAIGQATGAGYDSSPSSAGASPSSGSSDAGYGGQPWTPVQQSPGGYGGGASSQQQGDFSSGGVSYGVAEVITVPNIPEPADSYGGAEQGFAGSPASSGAGYGDAAAVGPSPDEGYGAPLPPSSDGYGGGSALFEEPLAPADGYGGAPQPLFAQPQIQSGGGGGGYGGGSSYGGSPSQGPAAPSGYGGTESQQGGGAYGSQPQIQGPSPPAGGYSGGSSQPDGGQWQVPSAPSGGSYGAAGQQGQQGGGGYGGAAQSQAPAQGSFPSSGSYGGGSNQQAAGFQHGGQSQGPVHVPTTVPSGANYGGGSSQQGGGGGGGGYGNAGQPQAPLARPSIPSGGYGGGSSQGSSGAGHSSAPVGGYGSGSQQSGGYAQSQGSQGSPAAGGAYGGGSQQPGGGYGGGSQQPGGGYGGGSQQLGGGGGYGGGSQQPGGGGGGYGAPSQAPIPSAPSVGSYGGGSQSGGGYNAGQSQISAQRPSAPSGGYGGGSSQQSGGYGGGSSQQAGGYGGGSSQQSGGYGGGSSQQAGGYGGGSSQQSGGYGGGYGGGSSQQAGGYAGGSQGQHGAGFGGGASSQRPSAPSGGNYGSQPGGSGYGGNQQPQGAAQRPVAPSGGYGGSGSQGALGGGGYSQSQGSVQAQRPSLPGGGGYGGAPSQPAGGYGGSQSQGAIQRPSVPSSGYGGIQSQGAVQRPASSAGGANYGGPSQISSQRPSAPSGGGYPVPTPGAAAQRPSAPSGGYGGASQQGGGYAAVAQRPVQRPSVPSGGNYGGGGGQQGGGYGGQLQRPAAPRPSAPSGGSYGGGSQQGGGYGGAAAQIQRPSSGSSYGGGGGGAAAPRPAPRPSAGYGGGVSTNFIAIAPAPSGGGGYGGGSQSRPSAASGSSYGASSHVAVQVAPSRGKATAGAVGYSFLPPATVSLDAPFVPSALISSSGYGR, encoded by the exons ATGGGTAGCAGTCATCGTAGTCATCATTCGTTCATTGCTCGTCTTCTGCTGATGTTGTTAGCTTGTGCCAATCATCCAGCGGAGATCCAATATAATCAACGTATCATGTTCAAG ttCCTAGTGATTGGCTGCTTCGTCTTGGCAGTCGTCCATGGCTTCCAGCAGCATCCGGATTCCGGCCATAGAAGAACATCAAAGCGCAGCGTCGAATCCCAAG gtACCCCGTTATTTGGCGTAGGTCCAGACGGCGATTTCGCCGATCGATCCGGAAGTTACGGCGGTGTGCAGCCAGCTGGTGGAGTCACTGGCGGCTACGGTGGACAATCATCCGCCGGAGGCGCAGAGTACGGAGGATCGGCCATCGGCCAGGCCACGGGCGCTGGCTACGATTCATCGCCATCGTCGGCTGGCGCATCACCGTCTTCAGGATCCAGCGACGCAGGTTACGGAGGTCAGCCGTGGACTCCTGTTCAACAGTCTCCCGGCGGATATGGAGGAGGAGCATCCAGCCAACAGCAAGGGGATTTTTCGAGTGGCGGAGTGAGTTACGGAGTAGCCGAAGTGATCACGGTGCCAAACATTCCTGAACCCGCCGACAGCTACGGCGGTGCCGAACAAGGTTTTGCCGGATCGCCCGCCTCGTCAGGTGCGGGATACGGAGATGCGGCGGCTGTAGGACCGTCCCCCGATGAAGGATATGGCGCTCCTTTACCTCCTTCGTCGGATGGTTACGGGGGAGGCTCTGCGTTATTCGAAGAACCTTTGGCACCGGCCGATGGGTACGGCGGAGCACCGCAACCTCTTTTCGCCCAACCTCAGATTCAATCTGGCGGCGGCGGAGGCGGTTACGGAGGTGGATCCAGTTACGGCGGTAGCCCATCGCAAGGACCCGCAGCCCCGTCAGGTTACGGAGGAACCGAAAGCCAACAAGGAGGAGGCGCGTACGGATCGCAGCCGCAAATTCAAGGACCTTCGCCTCCTGCCGGCGGCTACAGCGGCGGATCGAGCCAACCAGATGGCGGACAATGGCAGGTACCATCGGCTCCATCAGGCGGCAGTTACGGAGCAGCAGGTCAACAAGGTCAGCAAGGAGGAGGAGGATATGGCGGAGCAGCACAATCTCAGGCACCAGCCCAGGGATCGTTTCCGTCTTCCGGCAGCTACGGAGGTGGATCGAATCAACAGGCGGCCGGATTCCAACACGGTGGTCAGTCGCAAGGGCCAGTTCACGTGCCGACGACAGTCCCATCTGGCGCAAATTACGGTGGTGGATCGAGCCAGCAAGGCGGCGGAGGTGGAGGTGGAGGCTACGGCAACGCAGGTCAACCGCAGGCCCCACTTGCAAGGCCTTCCATTCCTTCCGGCGGTTACGGAGGTGGATCGAGCCAAGGCTCATCTGGCGCTGGTCACTCTTCAGCTCCCGTAGGCGGTTACGGAAGTGGAAGCCAACAATCAGGTGGATATGCTCAGTCACAAGGATCACAAGGATCACCAGCTGCCGGTGGAGCTTACGGTGGCGGAAGCCAGCAGCCAGGAG GCGGATACGGTGGCGGAAGTCAGCAGCCAGGAGGCGGATACGGCGGCGGAAGCCAACAACTAGGAGGCGGTGGCGGATACGGCGGCGGAAGTCAACAGCCAGGAGGCGGCGGCGGCGGATACGGTGCTCCATCGCAAGCACCGATTCCTTCAGCTCCATCTGTTGGAAGTTACGGTGGCGGAAGTCAATCAGGAGGCGGATACAATGCTGGTCAATCGCAGATATCTGCACAGAGACCTTCAGCTCCTTCCGGTGGATACGGAGGTGGATCGAGCCAGCAGTCAGGCGGATACGGAGGTGGATCGAGCCAGCAGGCAGGTGGATACGGAGGTGGATCGAGCCAGCAGTCAGGCGGATACGGAGGTGGATCGAGCCAGCAGGCAGGTGGATACGGAGGTGGATCGAGTCAGCAGTCAGGTGGATACGGAGGTGGATACGGAGGTGGATCGAGTCAGCAGGCAGGTGGATACGCTGGCGGATCGCAAGGTCAACATGGAGCTGGATTTGGTGGTGGCGCCTCGTCGCAAAGACCATCAGCTCCATCTGGCGGCAATTATGGCAGCCAACCAGGCGGAAGCGGATATGGTGGAAATCAACAGCCTCAAGGTGCAGCACAGAGACCAGTGGCTCCTTCCGGTGGTTATGGAGGTTCTGGATCTCAAGGGGCTCTAGGTGGAGGCGGATACAGCCAGTCGCAAGGATCTGTTCAGGCGCAAAGACCTTCACTTCCTGGAGGGGGCGGCTACGGCGGAGCACCTAGCCAGCCAGCAGGTGGATACGGTGGGTCGCAATCGCAAGGAGCTATCCAGCGACCGTCAGTTCCATCTAGCGGATACGGTGGCATCCAATCCCAAGGAGCAGTTCAGAGACCAGCATCATCAGCTGGTGGTGCCAATTACGGCGGCCCATCGCAAATATCCAGCCAAAGACCATCGGCTCCATCCGGAGGCGGTTACCCTGTCCCGACACCAGGAGCAGCAGCGCAAAGGCCTTCTGCTCCTTCCGGCGGCTACGGTGGCGCCAGTCAACAAGGCGGCGGATACGCCGCTGTGGCGCAACGACCCGTTCAACGACCTTCAGTTCCGTCGGGAGGAAATTACGGCGGTGGAGGCGGTCAGCAAGGAGGCGGATACGGTGGTCAACTTCAAAGACCAGCGGCCCCAAGACCATCAGCGCCATCAGGCGGTAGTTATGGCGGCGGTAGCCAACAAGGAGGTGGATACGGCGGTGCTGCGGCCCAAATTCAGCGACCTTCTTCCGGATCTAGTTATGGCGGCGGCGGTGGAGGAGCAGCAGCTCCACGTCCTGCTCCACGTCCTTCCGCTGGATACGGAGGAGGAGTTTCAACAAACTTCATCGCCATCGCACCAGCTCCTTCCGGTGGAGGCGGTTACGGCGGTGGATCACAGTCTCGTCCATCAGCTGCTAGTGGATCCAGTTACGGAGCATCATCTCACGTCGCAGTTCAAGTAGCTCCATCTAGAGGAAAGGCCACAG CAGGTGCAGTTGGTTACAGTTTCCTGCCTCCCGCCACAGTTTCCCTGGACGCTCCGTTCGTCCCATCGGCCCTCATTTCGTCCAGCGGATACGGTCGCTAA